From a single Thalassospira sp. ER-Se-21-Dark genomic region:
- a CDS encoding AbrB family transcriptional regulator: protein MKRTPDGRPGAHWINRLSGVLTPQFFKKLSIALGIGLIGGLIAHFINMPLAWMMGPMLATFIASLLRVPMGVPMQFRSGILGVIGIFLGASFTPDTLDQAAKWPISMIAVLLYVPIITFVITWFYSRIARLDPATALFSATPGGLTPMVVLGAAAGGNEQEIALTQGLRVLLLVMSAPLIVLMITGVVANGHGDSQSVQMTLNEGLLTAGCAIITVLVFRKLRIPAAYMTGAMAASMVLHVSGIVEGNLPDWLLAGSLLILGSAIGSRFSGVKIAVLVRLAGYSVLATFVVLAFTGGVAWFVSQWLDLDFIAVLLAFAPGGVAEMSLIALALNVEPSFVAFHHIVRIFEIVLLAPLLAKWFQRHMQKKAARQI, encoded by the coding sequence ATGAAGAGAACACCGGATGGTCGCCCAGGCGCCCATTGGATCAACCGACTTTCCGGTGTTTTGACACCCCAGTTTTTCAAAAAACTGTCGATTGCTTTGGGGATTGGCCTTATTGGCGGCTTGATCGCCCATTTCATCAATATGCCTCTGGCCTGGATGATGGGCCCGATGCTGGCCACCTTTATCGCCAGCCTGCTGCGCGTGCCGATGGGTGTCCCGATGCAATTTCGCTCTGGCATCCTTGGCGTTATTGGTATTTTCCTTGGCGCATCCTTTACCCCCGATACGCTTGATCAGGCCGCAAAGTGGCCGATCAGCATGATCGCGGTTCTGCTATATGTTCCGATCATCACATTCGTGATCACCTGGTTCTATTCCCGCATTGCCCGCCTGGATCCTGCCACAGCGCTGTTTTCCGCAACTCCAGGTGGCCTGACACCGATGGTCGTTCTTGGTGCCGCTGCTGGCGGCAATGAACAGGAAATCGCCCTGACGCAGGGTTTGCGTGTTTTGCTGCTGGTGATGTCCGCACCACTGATTGTTTTGATGATCACAGGCGTTGTGGCAAACGGCCATGGCGATAGCCAATCGGTTCAAATGACACTGAACGAAGGACTTTTGACCGCCGGTTGCGCGATCATCACAGTGCTGGTCTTTCGCAAGCTGCGCATCCCGGCTGCCTACATGACCGGTGCGATGGCGGCTAGCATGGTCTTACATGTATCGGGCATCGTCGAGGGCAACCTGCCTGATTGGTTGCTTGCCGGAAGCTTGTTGATCCTTGGCTCTGCCATCGGCAGTCGGTTCTCGGGCGTCAAAATCGCCGTCCTTGTTCGCCTTGCGGGCTATTCTGTCCTGGCAACCTTTGTTGTCCTGGCCTTTACGGGCGGGGTTGCATGGTTCGTATCGCAATGGCTGGATCTTGATTTCATTGCCGTATTGCTGGCCTTTGCGCCGGGTGGCGTTGCCGAAATGTCATTGATTGCGCTCGCACTCAATGTCGAACCGAGCTTTGTCGCCTTTCATCATATCGTGCGCATTTTCGAAATCGTGTTGCTGGCGCCGCTCCTTGCCAAGTGGTTTCAGCGCCACATGCAAAAGAAAGCCGCACGGCAAATTTAA
- a CDS encoding NAD(P)/FAD-dependent oxidoreductase yields the protein MSNVTRRTFNKFLGAGAGVMAMPGILRAQGRKNVVIVGGGAGGATVARHLAEKAGGAINITLIEDSEKYTTCFFSNLYLGGYRDFASITHGYDRLINDYGIRKVTARAEEIDRTAQQVRTSTGETIPYDRLVLSPGIDLIFDSVPGYSAELAEIAPHAWQAGPQTQLLKSKIDGLKNGDQVVMVAPPNPYRCPPGPYERVSMIAHTLKARGLTDCTIVVLDPKEKFSKQGLFAEGWEKYYPGMVEWYGPNIHGGIKGVDVEAGTVETDFDTFGGALLNIIPAQQAGSIAITAGLSDDSGFCPVDAESMRSKRDQNIFVIGDASIAGAMPKSGSAANSQAKVVVMHLMADLMDARVFPARYLNTCWSLVETNDGIKVGAQYVNVDGAIASTSSFISQPDESADVRRHTFEESVAWYDGITKDMFG from the coding sequence GGTGGGGCAACGGTGGCCCGTCATTTGGCCGAAAAGGCCGGTGGGGCAATCAACATCACCCTGATTGAGGATTCCGAGAAATACACGACCTGCTTTTTCTCCAACCTGTATCTGGGTGGCTATCGCGATTTTGCTTCGATCACGCATGGCTATGATCGACTGATCAATGATTATGGCATTCGCAAAGTAACAGCCCGGGCAGAAGAAATTGATCGCACGGCCCAACAGGTGCGCACATCAACCGGGGAAACCATCCCCTATGACCGGCTGGTCCTGTCACCGGGTATTGATCTTATATTCGATAGTGTTCCGGGATATTCGGCGGAGCTGGCGGAAATTGCTCCCCATGCCTGGCAGGCGGGGCCACAGACGCAATTGCTTAAATCAAAAATTGATGGCCTTAAAAATGGTGATCAGGTGGTGATGGTTGCGCCACCCAACCCGTATCGCTGTCCGCCGGGCCCGTATGAACGCGTTTCGATGATCGCCCATACGCTTAAGGCACGCGGGCTCACTGACTGCACGATCGTTGTTCTGGATCCGAAGGAGAAATTCTCCAAACAGGGACTGTTTGCAGAAGGGTGGGAGAAATACTATCCGGGCATGGTGGAATGGTATGGGCCCAATATCCACGGTGGTATCAAGGGTGTCGATGTAGAAGCCGGAACAGTGGAGACCGATTTTGATACCTTTGGCGGTGCGTTGCTCAACATCATTCCGGCACAGCAGGCCGGGAGCATTGCAATCACGGCAGGGCTTTCGGATGACAGTGGATTTTGCCCGGTGGATGCCGAAAGCATGCGGTCCAAACGCGATCAGAACATCTTTGTCATCGGTGATGCGTCCATCGCGGGCGCCATGCCAAAGTCAGGATCTGCTGCCAACAGTCAGGCGAAAGTGGTGGTGATGCATCTGATGGCGGATCTGATGGATGCGCGGGTCTTTCCGGCGCGTTATCTCAATACGTGCTGGAGCCTTGTCGAAACCAATGACGGGATCAAGGTCGGGGCGCAATATGTCAATGTTGATGGCGCGATCGCCAGCACGTCATCCTTTATCAGCCAACCTGATGAAAGTGCCGATGTCCGCCGGCATACATTTGAGGAATCTGTTGCCTGGTATGACGGGATCACCAAGGACATGTTTGGCTAA